In Cupriavidus taiwanensis, the following are encoded in one genomic region:
- a CDS encoding crotonase/enoyl-CoA hydratase family protein translates to MTTEQAAMLEKKDGVAVITLNRPEVKNCCNNAMAIALQDIMDEIDEDKNCFVAVIHGAGGNFSTGADLKEAASGVKRTRLRRGGFGCFVHPLRKPLIAAVEGYAVGGGFELCLTCDMVVAAANAKFGLPEVRHNLVAVGGGLFRLPKKIPYNIAFEMALTGKIYDADFLRPYGILNRVVEPGATLENAMELARSLLVNGPTALAASKRIMSKAFEWQELEAWDNQMPIAQVALNSKDRVEGLKAFAAKRAPVWSGE, encoded by the coding sequence GTCATCACCCTGAACCGGCCCGAAGTCAAGAATTGCTGCAACAACGCGATGGCGATCGCACTGCAGGACATCATGGACGAAATTGACGAGGACAAGAACTGCTTCGTTGCCGTCATCCATGGCGCCGGCGGCAATTTCTCTACCGGCGCCGACCTGAAGGAAGCGGCCAGCGGCGTCAAGCGCACCAGACTGCGCCGCGGGGGCTTCGGCTGCTTCGTGCATCCGCTGCGCAAGCCGCTGATCGCCGCCGTCGAGGGCTATGCGGTGGGTGGCGGCTTCGAGCTGTGCCTGACCTGCGACATGGTGGTGGCCGCCGCCAACGCCAAGTTCGGCCTGCCCGAGGTCCGGCACAACCTGGTCGCGGTCGGCGGCGGGCTGTTCCGCCTGCCCAAGAAGATTCCCTACAACATCGCGTTCGAGATGGCCCTGACCGGCAAGATCTACGACGCCGATTTCCTGCGGCCCTATGGCATCCTGAACCGGGTGGTCGAGCCGGGCGCGACCCTGGAAAACGCCATGGAGCTGGCCCGCTCGCTGCTGGTGAACGGCCCGACGGCGCTGGCCGCGTCCAAGCGCATCATGTCCAAGGCCTTCGAATGGCAGGAACTGGAAGCCTGGGACAACCAGATGCCGATTGCGCAGGTCGCGCTCAACTCAAAGGACCGGGTGGAAGGGCTCAAGGCCTTCGCCGCCAAGCGCGCGCCGGTCTGGTCGGGCGAATAG